The following are from one region of the Etheostoma spectabile isolate EspeVRDwgs_2016 chromosome 2, UIUC_Espe_1.0, whole genome shotgun sequence genome:
- the stox2a gene encoding storkhead-box protein 2 isoform X1 has protein sequence MEKFLQVAPHSLALVLSPRRREDEEDSPSSSPPPPLAALSVKLQHHTGYEVFANFKAVNMQHFWNKALTHALSEILFLGWIDEHVLLIQGKEVHLQVLRNGWTRRTLKPPQGFDIKCIGDVSPISMSPISQSQFIPLGEILCLAISAMNSAHKPVNQEALVEHLTASFPGVPTPSSEVLRHTLNMLVRERKIYPTPEGYFIVTPQTYFITPSLIRTNNKWYHLDDRLQERQPQQSQQQQQQQQQQPQQCTSPQSGNVTPSTPGCLRERPPRKNHNDAYNSYREDSSRLHSSKSPKEHRGDSHQSKPPKDHNGGEPLPSTSAKEHRGEPPSYPYPPNPTSPPVQQPPPQEPPADKSKSITSFPYKSDTLTKKKEGSSGEKQSKRFGLRLFRLSFKKDKMRHLATFSAQFPPEEWPLRDEEVPTTPIPREIEMEIIRRINPDLTVENVARHTAVMKRLEEERTQKNKAASSAQHSARSRRGRGHRRAPHGKSRSHSKPRTSRGDPSEGSNWDLLFMERDYRFFSHSLVRSPREAMYTVERRRSGGATYLVHSNPNITESYCPVTPEWDVSGELAKRRTEMPFPEPSRGTCQSRVQRSHSHNQDRKSRHERSDQAKERSRSMDNSLKGPSLGAPEDFEPTLEERSHYYTDDGTLRATQKSSHYSRIMFSAAKFHSDFNVPDLGKGSLDESRIRNTMERNKSRDSLPSYNELMGLSPKPSTDEYFQCNTSNETILTAPSPQAKSEYDTLTSSGGLRKGSPADRQTPHLTSPHTMEYKEDLSAAKGQNGSVRLTPSQTPEPVQNARLTPHQHNVDPGGGGGGMVSKRKEIFSKDTLFKPPHNALSTGYVDSSYTKSGTLRKASHAKSTEALDNPEPQQPSNSATSSASPAVLQVCLEPTVPSASFDYYNVSDDEEEAEEDSHKELATAEDNKEHGEVGGNGGGSGGGGEGTMKWLLEREKDHDLQRKLETNLTLLSPKETENSSSQKSAHSARLDSMDSSSVTVDSGFNSPRTRESLASNTSSIVESNRRQNPALSPGHIGTSSIGLPFSFRAIPEPPTTQPEKLQKSSNCLASITSV, from the exons ATGGAGAAGTTCCTCCAAGTAGCGCCGCACTCTCTGGCTCTGGTGCTGTCGCCGCGTCGcagagaagatgaagaggactccccatcatcatcaccaccaccaccactggcCGCGCTCTCAGTAAAGTTACAGCATCACACCGGCTACGAGGTATTCGCTAATTTCAAAGCCGTGAACATGCAGCATTTCTGGAACAAGGCGCTGACACACGCGCTGTCTGAGATCCTCTTCCTCGGCTGGATAGATGAGCATGTGCTGCTGATTCAGGGGAAAGAGGTGCACCTCCAGGTCCTCAGGAACGGATGGACGAGACGGACCCTAAAACCACCACAGGGCTTTGACATCAAGTGCATAG GTGACGTGTCTCCGATCAGTATGTCACCTATCAGCCAGTCACAGTTCATCCCGCTGGGGGAAATCTTGTGCCTGGCCATCTCTGCTATGAACTCTGCCCACAAGCCTGTCAACCAGGAGGCTCTGGTGGAGCACCTCACTGCCAGCTTCCCAG GCGTGCCTACACCCAGCTCAGAGGTTCTGCGACATACCCTGAACATGCTGGTGCGAGAGAGGAAGATCTACCCAACTCCAGAGGGCTACTTCATTGTCACCCCCCAGACCTACTTTATCACTCCTTCCCTCATCAGAACCAACAACAAGTGGTATCACCTGGATGATCGGCTGCAAGAGCGCCAACCGCAACagtcacagcagcagcaacaacaacaacagcagcaacctCAGCAATGCACTTCGCCTCAGTCTGGCAACGTAACACCATCCACACCTGGCTGCCTGAGAGAGAGGCCTCCTCGAAAGAATCACAATGACGCATACAACTCCTATCGCGAAGACTCGTCCAGACTTCACAGTAGTAAGTCACCAAAGGAGCATAGAGGAGATTCTCATCAAAGTAAGCCCCCCAAGGATCACAATGGCGGAGAACCTCTACCAAGCACGTCAGCCAAGGAGCACCGAGGAGAACCGCCGTCATACCCTTATCCCCCTAATCCCACTTCCCCTCCTGTCCAGCAACCGCCGCCTCAAGAGCCCCCTGCTGATAAGAGCAAAAGCATCACTTCTTTCCCTTATAAAAGTGACACTCTGaccaaaaagaaagaaggaagtagTGGTGAGAAACAATCCAAAAGGTTCGGTCTCAGGCTCTTCAGGCTGAGTTTCAAGAAGGACAAAATGAGGCATCTGGCCACCTTCTCAGCCCAGTTCCCCCCAGAGGAGTGGCCTCTTCGTGACGAGGAAGTGCCAACCACGCCCATTCCCCGCGAGATAGAGATGGAAATAATCCGTCGAATCAACCCTGACCTAACAGTGGAGAATGTGGCAAGGCACACGGCTGTGATGAAGAGGCTGGAGGAGGAGCGTACGCAGAAGAACAAGGCGGCGTCTTCAGCCCAGCACAGTGCACGcagcaggagggggaggggccACAGGAGGGCCCCACATGGTAAGTCCCGCTCACATAGCAAGCCCCGAACCTCAAGGGGAGACCCATCTGAGGGTTCAAACTGGGACCTTTTGTTCATGGAAAGGGATTACCGCTTCTTTAGCCACTCGTTAGTTCGCTCACCTCGGGAGGCCATGTACACCGTGGAACGCAGGCGAAGTGGAGGCGCAACATATCTGGTCCATAGCAACCCCAACATTACTGAATCGTACTGCCCGGTTACCCCTGAGTGGGACGTGTCTGGGGAGCTAGCGAAGAGACGGACGGAGATGCCCTTCCCAGAGCCGTCTCGCGGCACGTGCCAGTCCAGAGTGCAAAGAAGTCACAGTCACAATCAGGACAGGAAGTCGCGTCACGAGAGGTCAGATCAAGCCAAGGAACGCTCTCGGTCCATGGACAACTCCCTCAAGGGCCCGTCACTGGGGGCGCCAGAAGACTTTGAACCCACTCTTGAGGAGCGTAGTCATTACTACACTGATGACGGCACCCTGCGCGCCACGCAGAAGTCCTCCCACTACTCAAGGATCATGTTCTCTGCTGCTAAGTTCCACTCCGATTTTAATGTGCCTGATTTGGGGAAAGGGAGTTTGGACGAGTCAAGGATCCGGAATACAATGGAGAGGAACAAAAGCAGAGACAGCTTGCCATCGTACAATGAGCTAATGGGACTTTCTCCTAAGCCCTCGACAGATGAGTACTTCCAGTGCAATACGTCAAATGAAACAATCCTAACTGCCCCTTCGCCTCAGGCAAAATCAGAATATGACACATTAACCTCATCAGGGGGACTCCGAAAGGGCTCTCCTGCTGACCGCCAAACGCCTCACCTCACCTCTCCTCACACAATGGAGTACAAAGAGGACTTGTCAGCAGCAAAGGGACAGAACGGCTCAGTGCGACTGACGCCAAGCCAGACGCCAGAGCCAGTGCAAAATGCCCGTTTGACGCCACACCAACACAATGTAGATCCCGGAGGGGGAGGAGGCGGTATGGTAAGCAAGAGGAAAGAGATCTTCAGCAAGGACACTTTGTTCAAACCTCCACACAATGCCTTGTCCACAGGCTACGTGGACAGCAGCTACACAAAGTCCGGCACATTGCGGAAAGCCTCACATGCCAAATCAACAGAGGCCCTAGACAATCCTGAGCCCCAGCAGCCTTCCAATTCAGCCACTTCCTCAGCGTCACCGGCAGTTTTACAGGTCTGCTTAGAGCCAACAGTCCCCTCTGCCTCTTTTGACTATTATAATGTATCAGATGATGAGGAAGAGGCTGAGGAGGACTCGCACAAAGAGTTGGCAACGGCAGAGGACAACAAAGAACACGGGGAAGTGGGTGGTAACGGTGGAGGCAGTGGTGGTGGCGGGGAGGGAACCATGAAGTGGCTATTGGAGCGGGAGAAGGATCATGATCTGCAACGGAAACTGGAGACCAATCTGACCTTACTTAGCCCCAAGGAGACGGAGAACAGCAGCAGCCAGAAGTCGGCCCACTCTGCCCGTTTGGACAGCATGGACAGCAGCAGTGTCACAGTGGACAGTGGATTCAACTCTCCCAG GACGCGTGAAAGCCTTGCATCCAACACATCCAGCATAgtggaaagcaatagacggcaGAATCCAGCGCTGAGCCCCGGCCACATCGGCACCAGTAGTATCGGACTGCCATTCAGCTTTCGCGCCATCCCAGAACCCCCCACCACACAGCCTGAGAAACTTCAGAAGTCATCGAACTGCCTGGCCTCCATCACCAGCGTCTGA
- the stox2a gene encoding storkhead-box protein 2 isoform X2, translated as MKKNRSSNLRRAWPNSELTERPLEHNLSRSEKDIRVQKQQHLPPPPAPHFSPSPPSYRAPGDVSPISMSPISQSQFIPLGEILCLAISAMNSAHKPVNQEALVEHLTASFPGVPTPSSEVLRHTLNMLVRERKIYPTPEGYFIVTPQTYFITPSLIRTNNKWYHLDDRLQERQPQQSQQQQQQQQQQPQQCTSPQSGNVTPSTPGCLRERPPRKNHNDAYNSYREDSSRLHSSKSPKEHRGDSHQSKPPKDHNGGEPLPSTSAKEHRGEPPSYPYPPNPTSPPVQQPPPQEPPADKSKSITSFPYKSDTLTKKKEGSSGEKQSKRFGLRLFRLSFKKDKMRHLATFSAQFPPEEWPLRDEEVPTTPIPREIEMEIIRRINPDLTVENVARHTAVMKRLEEERTQKNKAASSAQHSARSRRGRGHRRAPHGKSRSHSKPRTSRGDPSEGSNWDLLFMERDYRFFSHSLVRSPREAMYTVERRRSGGATYLVHSNPNITESYCPVTPEWDVSGELAKRRTEMPFPEPSRGTCQSRVQRSHSHNQDRKSRHERSDQAKERSRSMDNSLKGPSLGAPEDFEPTLEERSHYYTDDGTLRATQKSSHYSRIMFSAAKFHSDFNVPDLGKGSLDESRIRNTMERNKSRDSLPSYNELMGLSPKPSTDEYFQCNTSNETILTAPSPQAKSEYDTLTSSGGLRKGSPADRQTPHLTSPHTMEYKEDLSAAKGQNGSVRLTPSQTPEPVQNARLTPHQHNVDPGGGGGGMVSKRKEIFSKDTLFKPPHNALSTGYVDSSYTKSGTLRKASHAKSTEALDNPEPQQPSNSATSSASPAVLQVCLEPTVPSASFDYYNVSDDEEEAEEDSHKELATAEDNKEHGEVGGNGGGSGGGGEGTMKWLLEREKDHDLQRKLETNLTLLSPKETENSSSQKSAHSARLDSMDSSSVTVDSGFNSPRTRESLASNTSSIVESNRRQNPALSPGHIGTSSIGLPFSFRAIPEPPTTQPEKLQKSSNCLASITSV; from the exons ATGAAGAAGAACCGCAGCAGCAATCTGCGGCGGGCCTGGCCCAACTCAGAGCTTACCGAGCGCCCACTGGAGCACAATCTCTCCCGTAGTGAGAAAGACATCCGTGTGCAGAAGCAGCAGCatcttcctccccctcctgctcctcatTTTTCTCCGTCCCCACCAAGTTATCGTGCGCCAG GTGACGTGTCTCCGATCAGTATGTCACCTATCAGCCAGTCACAGTTCATCCCGCTGGGGGAAATCTTGTGCCTGGCCATCTCTGCTATGAACTCTGCCCACAAGCCTGTCAACCAGGAGGCTCTGGTGGAGCACCTCACTGCCAGCTTCCCAG GCGTGCCTACACCCAGCTCAGAGGTTCTGCGACATACCCTGAACATGCTGGTGCGAGAGAGGAAGATCTACCCAACTCCAGAGGGCTACTTCATTGTCACCCCCCAGACCTACTTTATCACTCCTTCCCTCATCAGAACCAACAACAAGTGGTATCACCTGGATGATCGGCTGCAAGAGCGCCAACCGCAACagtcacagcagcagcaacaacaacaacagcagcaacctCAGCAATGCACTTCGCCTCAGTCTGGCAACGTAACACCATCCACACCTGGCTGCCTGAGAGAGAGGCCTCCTCGAAAGAATCACAATGACGCATACAACTCCTATCGCGAAGACTCGTCCAGACTTCACAGTAGTAAGTCACCAAAGGAGCATAGAGGAGATTCTCATCAAAGTAAGCCCCCCAAGGATCACAATGGCGGAGAACCTCTACCAAGCACGTCAGCCAAGGAGCACCGAGGAGAACCGCCGTCATACCCTTATCCCCCTAATCCCACTTCCCCTCCTGTCCAGCAACCGCCGCCTCAAGAGCCCCCTGCTGATAAGAGCAAAAGCATCACTTCTTTCCCTTATAAAAGTGACACTCTGaccaaaaagaaagaaggaagtagTGGTGAGAAACAATCCAAAAGGTTCGGTCTCAGGCTCTTCAGGCTGAGTTTCAAGAAGGACAAAATGAGGCATCTGGCCACCTTCTCAGCCCAGTTCCCCCCAGAGGAGTGGCCTCTTCGTGACGAGGAAGTGCCAACCACGCCCATTCCCCGCGAGATAGAGATGGAAATAATCCGTCGAATCAACCCTGACCTAACAGTGGAGAATGTGGCAAGGCACACGGCTGTGATGAAGAGGCTGGAGGAGGAGCGTACGCAGAAGAACAAGGCGGCGTCTTCAGCCCAGCACAGTGCACGcagcaggagggggaggggccACAGGAGGGCCCCACATGGTAAGTCCCGCTCACATAGCAAGCCCCGAACCTCAAGGGGAGACCCATCTGAGGGTTCAAACTGGGACCTTTTGTTCATGGAAAGGGATTACCGCTTCTTTAGCCACTCGTTAGTTCGCTCACCTCGGGAGGCCATGTACACCGTGGAACGCAGGCGAAGTGGAGGCGCAACATATCTGGTCCATAGCAACCCCAACATTACTGAATCGTACTGCCCGGTTACCCCTGAGTGGGACGTGTCTGGGGAGCTAGCGAAGAGACGGACGGAGATGCCCTTCCCAGAGCCGTCTCGCGGCACGTGCCAGTCCAGAGTGCAAAGAAGTCACAGTCACAATCAGGACAGGAAGTCGCGTCACGAGAGGTCAGATCAAGCCAAGGAACGCTCTCGGTCCATGGACAACTCCCTCAAGGGCCCGTCACTGGGGGCGCCAGAAGACTTTGAACCCACTCTTGAGGAGCGTAGTCATTACTACACTGATGACGGCACCCTGCGCGCCACGCAGAAGTCCTCCCACTACTCAAGGATCATGTTCTCTGCTGCTAAGTTCCACTCCGATTTTAATGTGCCTGATTTGGGGAAAGGGAGTTTGGACGAGTCAAGGATCCGGAATACAATGGAGAGGAACAAAAGCAGAGACAGCTTGCCATCGTACAATGAGCTAATGGGACTTTCTCCTAAGCCCTCGACAGATGAGTACTTCCAGTGCAATACGTCAAATGAAACAATCCTAACTGCCCCTTCGCCTCAGGCAAAATCAGAATATGACACATTAACCTCATCAGGGGGACTCCGAAAGGGCTCTCCTGCTGACCGCCAAACGCCTCACCTCACCTCTCCTCACACAATGGAGTACAAAGAGGACTTGTCAGCAGCAAAGGGACAGAACGGCTCAGTGCGACTGACGCCAAGCCAGACGCCAGAGCCAGTGCAAAATGCCCGTTTGACGCCACACCAACACAATGTAGATCCCGGAGGGGGAGGAGGCGGTATGGTAAGCAAGAGGAAAGAGATCTTCAGCAAGGACACTTTGTTCAAACCTCCACACAATGCCTTGTCCACAGGCTACGTGGACAGCAGCTACACAAAGTCCGGCACATTGCGGAAAGCCTCACATGCCAAATCAACAGAGGCCCTAGACAATCCTGAGCCCCAGCAGCCTTCCAATTCAGCCACTTCCTCAGCGTCACCGGCAGTTTTACAGGTCTGCTTAGAGCCAACAGTCCCCTCTGCCTCTTTTGACTATTATAATGTATCAGATGATGAGGAAGAGGCTGAGGAGGACTCGCACAAAGAGTTGGCAACGGCAGAGGACAACAAAGAACACGGGGAAGTGGGTGGTAACGGTGGAGGCAGTGGTGGTGGCGGGGAGGGAACCATGAAGTGGCTATTGGAGCGGGAGAAGGATCATGATCTGCAACGGAAACTGGAGACCAATCTGACCTTACTTAGCCCCAAGGAGACGGAGAACAGCAGCAGCCAGAAGTCGGCCCACTCTGCCCGTTTGGACAGCATGGACAGCAGCAGTGTCACAGTGGACAGTGGATTCAACTCTCCCAG GACGCGTGAAAGCCTTGCATCCAACACATCCAGCATAgtggaaagcaatagacggcaGAATCCAGCGCTGAGCCCCGGCCACATCGGCACCAGTAGTATCGGACTGCCATTCAGCTTTCGCGCCATCCCAGAACCCCCCACCACACAGCCTGAGAAACTTCAGAAGTCATCGAACTGCCTGGCCTCCATCACCAGCGTCTGA
- the casp3a gene encoding caspase-3a, translating to MSLNATGEDSTDAKSASGQQSESSLSASAQMDVDAKPSGHSFRYSLNFPSIGQCIIINNKNFDRRTGMNQRNGTDVDAANAMKVFGKLGYKVKVYNDQSVEQMNQVLTSVSKEDHSCYASFICVLLSHGDEGVFFGTDGSVELKSLTSLFRGDRCKSLVGKPKLFFIQACRGTDLDAGIEADSAEDGIRIPVEADFLYAFSTAPGYYSWRNTMTGSWFMQSLCDMISKYGKEVELQHIMTRVNHKVAVEFESVSYSPGFHAKKQIPCIVSMLTKEMYFSP from the exons ATGTCGCTAAACGCAACCGGAGAAGACTCCACAGACGCAAAGAGTGCCAGTGGACAACA gTCAGAGTCGTCTTTGTCGGCTTCTGCTCAAATGGACGTGGACGCCAAGCCCAGCGGCCAcagcttcagatacagtctgAATTTCCCCAGCATCGGCCAGTGcatcatcatcaacaacaaGAACTTCGACAGAAGAACAG GCATGAATCAACGTAATGGTACAGATGTAGATGCAGCCAACGCGATGAAAGTGTTTGGGAAGTTGGGTTATAAAGTGAAGGTTTACAACGACCAGTCAGTCGAGCAGATGAATCAGGTTTTAACTTCTG TATCAAAGGAAGATCACAGCTGCTACGCCTCATTCATCTGTGTCCTGTTGAGTCATGGAGATGAGGGCGTGTTCTTTGGTACGGATGGATCAGTAGAGCTTAAGAGTCTGACATCACTTTTTCGAGGTGATCGCTGCAAATCCCTGGTGGGAAAGCCCAAACTGTTCTTCATTCAG GCTTGCAGAGGCACTGATCTGGATGCAGGCATTGAAGCAGACAGTGCAGAAGATGGCATTAGGATCCCTGTGGAAGCTGACTTCCTCTATGCCTTCTCCACAGCCCCAG GCTACTACTCATGGAGGAACACGATGACCGGGTCCTGGTTCATGCAGTCACTCTGTGACATGATCAGCAAATATGGGAAAGAAGTGGAGCTCCAGCACATCATGACACGAGTGAACCACAAGGTGGCAGTAGAGTTTGAGTCTGTCTCCTATTCACCAGGCTTTCATGCAAAGAAACAAATTCCTTGCATTGTATCAATGCTGACCAAAGAGATGTATTTTTCTCCTTGA